The following are encoded together in the Nocardioides thalensis genome:
- a CDS encoding DUF3000 domain-containing protein, with product MVAREETHQGAGVPPEFAAAVASLREAVLRPEVYCEEMPAPQRIAPHATALSADVTVDGEDVATGRIVVLHDPAGNAAWDGTFRCVAYCRAEIEGDLATDPLLTDVGWTWLTDALEAHGAEYGAISGTVTRVQTESYGSMSDDGGSAQLEIRASWTPHDVPDLARHVEAWGELLCTAGGMEPVPDGVAVMPSRRGQRGAGS from the coding sequence ATGGTGGCCCGGGAGGAGACGCACCAGGGAGCCGGCGTGCCCCCTGAGTTCGCCGCTGCCGTGGCCAGCCTCCGCGAGGCGGTCCTCCGCCCCGAGGTGTACTGCGAGGAGATGCCCGCGCCGCAGCGGATCGCACCCCACGCCACGGCCCTCTCCGCGGACGTGACCGTCGACGGCGAGGACGTCGCCACCGGCCGGATCGTGGTGCTCCACGACCCCGCGGGCAACGCCGCCTGGGACGGCACCTTCCGGTGCGTCGCCTACTGCCGCGCCGAGATCGAGGGCGACCTGGCCACCGATCCGCTGCTCACCGACGTCGGCTGGACCTGGCTGACCGACGCCCTCGAGGCCCACGGGGCCGAGTACGGCGCGATCTCGGGCACCGTGACCCGGGTGCAGACCGAGAGCTACGGCAGCATGTCCGACGACGGCGGTTCCGCCCAGCTGGAGATCCGCGCGTCCTGGACGCCCCACGACGTGCCCGACCTCGCTCGCCACGTCGAGGCGTGGGGCGAGCTCCTCTGCACGGCGGGCGGCATGGAGCCGGTGCCCGACGGGGTCGCGGTGATGCCGTCCCGGCGAGGTCAGCGGGGCGCCGGAAGTTGA
- a CDS encoding AmiS/UreI family transporter, translating into MSTVGLLFVGAVLFVNGLLFLGKVDAKSAGVFNLFVGGLQTAIPFYLIATAETPDEILSAAGIFLFGFTYLYVGIGNLKGYAADGLGWYSAWVAVMAAGFGVVNIVRFDDLATGLLWLQWSVLWAVFWVVLALGVERLTTAAGWLTLIQSFTTCTVPGFVILLGEWGSVPEWSIVASIVASAAVVVPIALRSLQAPVDRPSEVAAPVAA; encoded by the coding sequence GTGTCCACAGTTGGACTGTTGTTCGTCGGGGCCGTGCTGTTCGTGAACGGACTGCTCTTCCTCGGCAAGGTCGACGCCAAAAGTGCCGGCGTCTTCAACCTGTTCGTCGGCGGCCTGCAGACGGCGATCCCGTTCTACCTGATCGCGACGGCTGAGACGCCCGACGAGATCCTCTCGGCGGCCGGGATCTTCCTGTTCGGGTTCACCTACCTCTACGTCGGGATCGGCAACCTCAAGGGGTACGCCGCCGACGGGCTGGGCTGGTACTCGGCCTGGGTCGCCGTGATGGCAGCCGGCTTCGGCGTCGTCAACATCGTGCGGTTCGACGACCTCGCGACCGGACTGCTCTGGCTGCAGTGGTCGGTCCTGTGGGCCGTCTTCTGGGTGGTGCTCGCCCTGGGTGTCGAACGGCTGACGACCGCTGCCGGGTGGCTCACGCTCATCCAGTCGTTCACGACCTGCACGGTGCCGGGGTTCGTCATCCTGCTCGGGGAGTGGGGCAGCGTGCCGGAGTGGTCGATCGTGGCCTCGATCGTGGCATCGGCCGCGGTCGTCGTACCGATCGCCCTGCGGTCGCTGCAGGCCCCGGTCGACCGGCCGAGCGAGGTGGCCGCGCCCGTGGCCGCCTGA
- a CDS encoding SfnB family sulfur acquisition oxidoreductase has product MTSRSVVEEVARRPSLGQAGRVPVLTATEAVAVARDVGARLATGAGERDRYRVLPTEQLDELSASGLLAVTVPREHGGAGLGAATLAEVVRHLAAGDPNVAQIPHSHFVYVNALRQQGTADQQAFLFAEVLRGKRFGNAQSEIKSRHLREHATTLRPVGPTGSGGTAREWLLDGEKGYATGALFAHWIPVLAHLGENGPLHVAWIERHAEGVTVVDDWDGVGQRTTASGRVLLEGVRVPADRLTPYHLTFERPQVYGAFAQLLHAAIDAGIARAALADAAEFVTTRSRPYPDAGVERAADDPLVVHAFGELELQTRAAEALVAEAGRAVDRASAAGAGLTAEAAAEASLAVAAARAATTAASLDAGSRLFEVCGTRSALAGLALDRHWRNARTHTLHDPAAWKVQHLGRYAVDGTLPPNNGQL; this is encoded by the coding sequence ATGACGTCGCGATCGGTGGTCGAGGAGGTCGCCCGGCGACCGTCGCTCGGCCAGGCCGGACGGGTACCGGTGCTGACCGCCACCGAAGCGGTCGCCGTCGCCCGGGACGTCGGCGCGCGGCTCGCGACCGGAGCGGGGGAGCGGGACCGGTACCGGGTCCTGCCGACCGAGCAGCTCGACGAGCTGTCGGCCTCCGGACTGCTGGCGGTGACCGTCCCCCGCGAGCACGGCGGGGCGGGCCTCGGCGCCGCGACCCTGGCCGAGGTGGTGCGCCACCTCGCGGCGGGCGACCCCAACGTCGCCCAGATCCCGCACAGCCACTTCGTCTACGTCAACGCGCTGCGCCAGCAGGGCACCGCCGACCAGCAGGCGTTCCTCTTCGCAGAAGTGCTCCGCGGCAAGCGGTTCGGCAACGCTCAGTCGGAGATCAAGAGCCGGCACCTCCGGGAGCACGCCACGACACTCCGCCCGGTCGGACCGACGGGCTCCGGCGGTACGGCGCGCGAGTGGCTGCTCGACGGGGAGAAGGGCTACGCGACCGGGGCGTTGTTCGCGCACTGGATCCCGGTGCTCGCCCACCTCGGCGAGAACGGACCGTTGCACGTCGCCTGGATCGAGCGGCACGCCGAGGGCGTCACGGTCGTCGACGACTGGGACGGCGTCGGTCAGCGGACCACGGCGTCCGGCAGGGTGCTCCTCGAGGGCGTGCGCGTCCCGGCCGACCGGCTGACGCCGTACCACCTGACGTTCGAGCGGCCGCAGGTCTACGGCGCGTTCGCCCAGCTGCTGCACGCGGCGATCGACGCGGGCATCGCGCGGGCGGCGCTCGCCGACGCCGCGGAGTTCGTCACCACGAGGAGCCGCCCCTACCCCGACGCCGGCGTCGAGCGCGCCGCCGACGATCCGCTCGTCGTGCACGCGTTCGGCGAGCTGGAGCTCCAGACGCGCGCCGCCGAGGCGCTCGTCGCCGAGGCCGGACGCGCGGTCGACCGGGCCTCCGCGGCCGGGGCGGGTCTCACCGCGGAGGCAGCCGCGGAGGCGAGCCTCGCGGTCGCCGCGGCGCGCGCCGCCACCACCGCTGCCTCCCTCGACGCCGGAAGTCGGCTCTTCGAGGTGTGCGGCACCCGCTCGGCGCTCGCCGGGTTGGCGCTCGACCGCCACTGGCGCAACGCCCGCACGCACACCCTGCACGACCCCGCGGCATGGAAGGTGCAGCACCTCGGTCGCTACGCGGTCGACGGCACCCTCCCGCCCAACAACGGACAACTCTAG
- a CDS encoding acyl-CoA dehydrogenase, protein MTTDTSPTRVTPVTRPGTPEWRALLDRIAEGASERERDKTPPHEVIGWLKEAGTGRLRLPVKDGGAGLSIPELFSALIDLAEADSSVPHILRTHYWFVEQHLQGADDPAFRTRLLELAGKDLFVGNGFSEQSKRPVGLYFDTAFTPDPAGGYRLNGTKYYSTGSIYSDYTQIWAAAPEGRIAGAVIPVDREGVSILDDWDGFGQRLTGTGTTHLQDVRVAEEEFFDLGEPDGEPVPGYQGAFLQLFLQAVTAGILRNVRNDAVALVKRRARNYSHANAPQSPAEDPQVLQVVGEIAADAFAAEAIVLRAAEALQVAADSVVDGVPGKDEAAAAQRAAAEAKVAVDRFSYATAARLFDVGGTSATQAAYNLDRHWRNVRTISTHNPTFLKASSLGANFVHGTPFPANAYF, encoded by the coding sequence ATGACCACAGACACCAGCCCCACGCGGGTCACCCCGGTGACCCGGCCCGGGACGCCCGAGTGGCGCGCCCTGCTCGACCGGATCGCCGAGGGCGCCTCGGAGCGCGAGCGCGACAAGACCCCACCCCACGAGGTCATCGGCTGGCTCAAGGAGGCCGGGACCGGCCGGCTCCGGCTGCCCGTCAAGGACGGGGGAGCGGGCCTGAGCATCCCCGAGCTGTTCTCCGCGCTCATCGACCTCGCGGAGGCCGACTCCAGCGTGCCGCACATCCTCCGCACCCACTACTGGTTCGTCGAGCAGCACCTGCAGGGTGCCGACGACCCGGCGTTCCGCACGCGGCTCCTGGAGCTCGCGGGCAAGGACCTCTTCGTCGGCAACGGGTTCAGCGAGCAGAGCAAGCGACCGGTCGGGCTGTACTTCGACACCGCGTTCACCCCGGACCCGGCCGGCGGCTACCGCCTCAACGGCACCAAGTACTACTCGACCGGCAGCATCTACTCCGACTACACCCAGATCTGGGCCGCAGCCCCCGAGGGCCGGATCGCCGGCGCGGTCATCCCCGTCGACCGCGAGGGCGTCTCGATCCTCGACGACTGGGACGGCTTCGGACAGCGGCTGACCGGGACGGGCACTACCCACCTCCAGGACGTGCGGGTCGCCGAGGAGGAGTTCTTCGACCTCGGAGAACCCGACGGCGAGCCCGTGCCGGGCTACCAGGGCGCGTTCCTCCAGCTCTTCCTCCAGGCGGTCACGGCCGGGATCCTCCGCAACGTCCGCAACGATGCGGTCGCGCTGGTCAAGCGGAGGGCGCGCAACTACAGCCACGCCAACGCGCCGCAGAGCCCGGCCGAGGACCCGCAGGTGCTGCAGGTCGTCGGCGAGATCGCGGCCGACGCGTTCGCCGCGGAGGCGATCGTCCTGCGTGCGGCCGAGGCGCTCCAGGTCGCGGCCGACTCGGTCGTCGACGGGGTGCCCGGCAAGGACGAGGCGGCGGCGGCGCAGCGTGCCGCCGCGGAGGCGAAGGTAGCCGTCGACCGGTTCTCGTATGCCACGGCGGCGCGCCTCTTCGACGTCGGCGGCACGTCGGCCACCCAGGCGGCGTACAACCTCGACCGGCACTGGCGCAACGTGCGCACGATCTCGACGCACAACCCGACGTTCCTCAAGGCCTCGTCGCTCGGCGCCAACTTCGTCCACGGCACGCCGTTCCCGGCGAACGCCTACTTCTGA
- a CDS encoding LysR family transcriptional regulator, protein MRIEQLQYLTAVTQHGSLRRASEKLHISQPALSEAVTKLERELRVTLLDRRRSGAKISREGRDLLPYMVEVLAAVDRLRIAAGDQRTDSRLIRLGTVHAATSTLLVPAVRAFQDRLPGTTVEVLTLQQAQIDEGLAEGSLDLGLVNVLDGDDAPIDLVGTDLIVGRPVAVLPAGHPLTAQTHVSVEDLRPERFVMMRAGYLMHRYVHRIFGAQPPLACHHTDGAEMGKALVAEGLGVTVLPDYSVLGDPLERAGLIEARPIAGDQTVVNLVLRQRKSLQTPLPVRDLHNTLVALAGEYQAARAS, encoded by the coding sequence ATGCGGATCGAACAGCTGCAGTACCTCACCGCCGTGACGCAGCACGGCTCCCTACGCAGAGCGAGCGAGAAGCTCCACATCTCGCAGCCGGCGCTCAGCGAGGCCGTCACCAAGCTCGAGCGCGAGCTCCGCGTCACCCTGCTCGACCGGCGCCGGTCCGGCGCGAAGATCAGCCGCGAGGGGCGCGACCTGCTGCCCTACATGGTCGAGGTCCTTGCCGCCGTCGACCGGCTCCGCATCGCCGCCGGCGACCAGCGGACGGACAGCAGGTTGATCCGCCTCGGCACGGTCCACGCGGCCACCTCGACGCTCCTGGTGCCGGCGGTCCGGGCCTTCCAGGACCGCCTGCCCGGCACGACCGTCGAGGTGCTGACGTTGCAACAGGCGCAGATCGACGAGGGGCTGGCCGAGGGTTCGCTCGACCTCGGCCTCGTCAACGTGCTGGACGGGGACGACGCACCGATCGACCTGGTCGGGACCGACCTGATCGTCGGCCGGCCCGTAGCGGTGCTCCCCGCCGGGCATCCCCTCACTGCGCAGACCCACGTCAGCGTCGAGGACCTCCGACCGGAGCGGTTCGTGATGATGCGCGCGGGCTATCTCATGCACCGTTACGTGCACCGGATCTTCGGTGCGCAGCCACCCCTTGCCTGCCACCACACCGACGGCGCCGAGATGGGGAAGGCGCTGGTCGCCGAGGGTCTCGGCGTGACCGTGCTTCCCGACTACAGCGTGCTCGGCGACCCGCTGGAGCGTGCCGGGCTGATCGAGGCGCGTCCGATCGCGGGCGACCAGACCGTGGTCAACCTCGTGCTGCGGCAGCGCAAGTCGCTGCAGACCCCGCTGCCGGTCCGCGACCTGCACAACACGCTCGTCGCGCTCGCGGGCGAGTACCAGGCGGCGCGGGCGAGCTGA
- a CDS encoding LLM class flavin-dependent oxidoreductase, whose product MSLKFHWFLPTNGGDGRHVVGGGHGLTPGRAGRPGDVPYLTQVARAAEDNGFEAALTPTGAWCEDAWLSTAMLSQTSDRLKFLVAFRPGLVSPFLAAQMAGTFQNLTGGRLLLNVVTGGEPHEQRMFGDFQDKDARYRRCDEFLEIVRRLWARETVDFDGEFLKVEAASLDQVPDPVPDIYFGGSSPAAGTVAARHADVYLTWGEPPEAVARKIAWIRELADAEGRDARPIRFGIRMHTITRDTPEAAWSEADRLLSQIPADAIKRVQEGLRRSESEGQRRMLALHGGSTDDLEVYPNVWAGVGLVRGGAGTALVGSHEQVADRIQEYAELGIEEFVLSAYPHLEGAYWFGEGVLPILADRGLWKDERPDRHHNAAVPFATAGKAAS is encoded by the coding sequence ATGTCCCTGAAGTTCCACTGGTTCCTGCCCACCAACGGTGGCGACGGGAGGCACGTCGTCGGCGGTGGCCACGGCCTCACGCCCGGCCGTGCAGGCCGCCCGGGCGACGTCCCCTACCTGACCCAGGTGGCGCGAGCGGCCGAGGACAACGGCTTCGAGGCCGCGCTCACCCCGACCGGGGCGTGGTGCGAGGACGCCTGGCTGTCGACAGCGATGCTCAGCCAGACGTCGGACCGGCTGAAGTTCCTCGTCGCGTTCCGGCCCGGTCTGGTCTCCCCGTTCCTCGCCGCGCAGATGGCCGGCACCTTCCAGAACCTGACGGGTGGGCGCCTGCTGCTCAACGTCGTCACCGGCGGCGAGCCGCACGAGCAGCGGATGTTCGGCGACTTCCAGGACAAGGACGCCCGCTACCGCCGGTGCGACGAGTTCCTCGAGATCGTGCGGCGGCTCTGGGCCCGGGAGACCGTCGACTTCGACGGCGAGTTCCTGAAGGTCGAGGCTGCGTCGCTCGACCAGGTCCCCGATCCCGTGCCGGACATCTACTTCGGAGGCTCCTCGCCGGCCGCCGGAACCGTGGCGGCGAGGCACGCCGACGTCTACCTCACCTGGGGCGAGCCGCCCGAGGCGGTCGCCAGGAAGATCGCGTGGATCCGCGAGCTCGCCGACGCGGAGGGCAGGGACGCGCGCCCGATCCGCTTCGGCATCCGGATGCACACGATCACCAGGGACACCCCGGAGGCCGCGTGGTCCGAGGCGGACCGGCTGCTCAGCCAGATCCCCGCCGACGCGATCAAGCGCGTGCAGGAAGGCCTGCGTCGCAGCGAGTCGGAGGGCCAGCGGCGGATGCTCGCGCTGCACGGCGGCAGCACCGACGACCTCGAGGTCTATCCGAACGTGTGGGCGGGCGTCGGTCTGGTCCGCGGCGGCGCCGGCACGGCGCTCGTCGGCAGCCACGAGCAGGTCGCCGACCGGATCCAGGAGTACGCCGAGCTGGGCATCGAGGAGTTCGTGCTGTCGGCCTATCCGCACCTGGAGGGGGCGTACTGGTTCGGCGAGGGCGTCCTCCCGATCCTCGCCGACCGGGGACTCTGGAAGGACGAGCGCCCCGACCGACACCACAACGCCGCGGTCCCGTTCGCGACCGCCGGGAAGGCCGCCTCGTGA
- the hemE gene encoding uroporphyrinogen decarboxylase — MGDLSQSAFLKALRGEQVPHTPVWFMRQAGRSLPEYLKVREGVAMLDACATPELIVEITLQPVRRYGVDAAIFFSDIVLPLKAVGVDLDIVPGVGPVVASPVRTLADVEAIPDLTPEHVPYITEAVSTLTGELASVNGGTPLIGFAGAPFTVASYLVEGGPSKEHAKTKAMMFGAPDVWDALMQKIAGISAAFLEVEVAAGASAIQLFDSWAGALTPADYGRYVRPHSARVLERMGELGVPRIHFGVGTSNLLGLMGRAGADVVGVDWRTPLDQAIALVGDRGVQGNLDPTLVLAPTDVMTSRAAEIIEAGRAAKGHVFNLGHGVIPSTDPDQLARLTEFVQSYPLD, encoded by the coding sequence GTGGGTGACCTCAGTCAGAGCGCGTTCCTGAAGGCCCTCCGGGGGGAGCAGGTGCCGCACACGCCGGTGTGGTTCATGCGGCAGGCGGGCCGCTCGCTGCCCGAGTACCTCAAGGTGCGCGAGGGCGTCGCGATGCTCGACGCGTGCGCCACCCCGGAGCTGATCGTCGAGATCACGCTCCAGCCCGTCCGCCGCTACGGCGTCGACGCGGCGATCTTCTTCTCCGACATCGTGCTGCCGCTCAAGGCGGTCGGCGTGGACCTCGACATCGTGCCGGGCGTCGGGCCGGTCGTGGCCTCGCCCGTCCGCACGCTCGCCGACGTGGAGGCGATCCCGGACCTCACCCCCGAGCACGTCCCGTACATCACCGAGGCGGTCTCGACCCTCACCGGCGAGCTCGCGAGCGTCAACGGCGGTACGCCGCTCATCGGCTTCGCCGGCGCGCCGTTCACCGTGGCGTCGTACCTCGTGGAGGGCGGCCCGTCGAAGGAGCACGCGAAGACCAAGGCGATGATGTTCGGCGCCCCCGACGTGTGGGACGCGCTGATGCAGAAGATCGCGGGCATCTCCGCAGCGTTCCTCGAGGTCGAGGTGGCGGCCGGCGCGTCCGCGATCCAGCTCTTCGACTCCTGGGCGGGCGCGCTGACGCCGGCCGACTACGGGCGCTACGTGCGGCCGCACTCGGCGCGGGTGCTCGAGCGGATGGGCGAGCTCGGCGTACCGCGCATCCACTTCGGTGTCGGCACCTCCAACCTGCTCGGCCTGATGGGCCGCGCCGGCGCCGACGTCGTGGGCGTCGACTGGCGCACCCCGCTCGACCAGGCGATCGCGCTGGTGGGTGACCGCGGCGTCCAGGGCAATCTCGACCCGACGCTGGTGTTGGCGCCGACCGACGTGATGACGTCCCGGGCTGCCGAGATCATCGAGGCCGGGCGCGCCGCCAAGGGCCACGTGTTCAACCTCGGCCACGGCGTCATTCCGTCGACCGACCCCGACCAGCTCGCGCGGCTGACGGAGTTCGTGCAGTCCTACCCGCTCGACTGA
- a CDS encoding ribonuclease D, with translation MTQDPSPTDADTAVDVEAETAPEVELLRLADGLPPVIETAEALADYCAALAAGTGPVAIDAERASGYRYSNRAYLIQVRRNGAGTALIDPIPLESLAPLQEAIGDAEWILHAATQDLPCLADVGLRPAALFDTELAGRLLNYPRVGLATLVETLLGVQMLKEHSAVDWSTRPLPAPWLEYAALDVEVLVELRELLASQLVEAGKDDWARQEFEHLRGFEVTPRVDAWRRTSGLHKVRGRRALGAVKALWETRDRIARERDVTPGRLIPDSAIVAAATALPTDRGALMSTQGFHGRGASRYAKEWLAAIREAVDADEADLPTRVTRGDGPPSPRAWAEKDPVAARRLELARASVTEIAAANDLPVENLLTPDTVRRAMWTPPSTRDPVALLEALIDQLRALGARSWQVGLTAAALAQAVLDAEAEKDTLVRPSRGRRQSEESGTVVETSSSDESEESGGSSASSDGVSDSST, from the coding sequence TTGACGCAGGACCCGAGCCCCACGGACGCCGACACCGCGGTCGACGTCGAGGCCGAGACGGCGCCCGAGGTCGAGCTGCTCCGGCTCGCCGACGGCCTCCCCCCGGTCATCGAGACCGCGGAGGCGCTGGCCGACTACTGCGCGGCGCTGGCTGCCGGGACCGGTCCGGTCGCGATCGACGCCGAGCGCGCCTCGGGCTACCGCTACTCCAACCGCGCCTACCTGATCCAGGTACGCCGCAACGGCGCCGGCACCGCGCTCATCGACCCGATCCCGCTCGAGTCGCTCGCCCCGCTGCAGGAGGCGATCGGCGACGCCGAGTGGATCCTGCACGCCGCGACGCAGGACCTGCCCTGCCTCGCCGACGTCGGGCTGCGCCCGGCCGCGCTCTTCGACACCGAGCTCGCCGGCCGGCTGCTCAACTACCCCCGCGTCGGACTGGCGACCCTGGTCGAGACGCTCCTGGGCGTGCAGATGCTCAAGGAGCACTCCGCCGTGGACTGGTCGACCCGCCCGCTTCCCGCGCCCTGGCTGGAGTACGCCGCCCTCGACGTCGAGGTGCTGGTCGAGCTGCGCGAGCTGCTCGCGTCGCAGCTGGTCGAAGCCGGCAAGGACGACTGGGCGCGGCAGGAGTTCGAGCACCTGCGGGGCTTCGAGGTGACCCCGCGCGTGGACGCGTGGCGCCGTACCTCGGGGCTGCACAAGGTGCGCGGCCGCCGGGCCCTCGGCGCGGTCAAGGCGCTCTGGGAGACGCGGGACCGGATCGCCCGCGAGCGCGACGTCACCCCCGGCCGCCTGATCCCCGACTCGGCGATCGTCGCGGCCGCCACCGCGCTGCCCACCGACCGCGGTGCCCTGATGTCGACCCAGGGCTTCCACGGCCGGGGCGCGTCGCGCTACGCGAAGGAGTGGCTGGCGGCGATCCGCGAGGCCGTCGACGCCGACGAGGCCGACCTGCCGACCCGGGTGACCCGGGGCGACGGCCCGCCGTCCCCGCGCGCCTGGGCCGAGAAGGACCCGGTCGCGGCCCGTCGCCTCGAGCTGGCGCGGGCGTCGGTGACCGAGATCGCGGCGGCCAACGACCTCCCGGTCGAGAACCTGCTGACCCCGGACACCGTACGACGCGCGATGTGGACCCCGCCCTCGACCCGCGACCCGGTCGCGTTGCTGGAGGCGCTGATCGACCAGCTGCGGGCGCTCGGCGCCCGCTCGTGGCAGGTCGGCCTGACCGCCGCGGCGCTGGCCCAGGCCGTCCTCGACGCCGAGGCCGAGAAGGACACCCTGGTCCGCCCGAGCCGGGGCCGGCGTCAGTCCGAGGAGTCCGGCACCGTCGTCGAGACGTCGTCGTCGGACGAGTCCGAGGAGTCCGGCGGGTCGAGCGCGTCGTCGGACGGGGTCTCCGACTCCTCCACGTAG
- the sfnG gene encoding dimethylsulfone monooxygenase SfnG, whose translation MSSAGSDRASYGPSFHEPLKFAYWVPNVSGGLVVSKIEQRTDWGYDYNVKLAQLAENNGFDYALSQVRYIASYGAAYQHESTAFSLALTLATERLKVIAAIHPGLWQPGVLAKWIATADQITGGRMAINVVSGWFKDEFTKLGEPWLEHGERYRRSEEFIRYVREIWTSDNAEFNGDFYNLHDFDLKPKPVITDSRPHPEIFMGGNSTDARGMGGRVTDWYFANGNTPEGIHEQIRDVTDVATVHGRIVKFGVNGFLIGRDTEAAARDVLREIVDKADREAVEGFGAAVKQAGQSTGDKKGMWQDSEFADLVQYNDGFRTGLIGTPEQIATRMIEYKKLGVNLFLLGFLHYHEDVEYFGREILPLVRELEAAELERV comes from the coding sequence ATGAGCAGTGCAGGAAGCGACCGCGCGTCGTACGGACCGTCGTTCCACGAGCCCCTCAAGTTCGCCTACTGGGTGCCTAACGTCAGCGGCGGCCTGGTGGTCAGCAAGATCGAGCAGCGCACCGACTGGGGCTACGACTACAACGTCAAGCTCGCCCAGCTGGCCGAGAACAACGGCTTCGACTACGCGCTGTCGCAGGTGCGCTACATAGCGTCGTACGGCGCCGCCTACCAGCACGAGTCGACGGCCTTCAGCCTCGCGCTCACGCTCGCGACCGAGCGCCTGAAGGTGATCGCAGCGATCCACCCGGGCCTGTGGCAGCCGGGCGTCCTCGCCAAGTGGATCGCCACGGCCGACCAGATCACCGGCGGGCGGATGGCGATCAACGTGGTGTCGGGCTGGTTCAAGGACGAGTTCACCAAGCTCGGCGAGCCGTGGCTCGAGCACGGCGAGCGTTACCGCCGGTCCGAGGAGTTCATCCGCTATGTCCGGGAGATCTGGACATCGGACAACGCCGAGTTCAACGGCGACTTCTACAACCTGCACGACTTCGACCTGAAGCCGAAGCCGGTCATCACCGACTCACGGCCGCACCCCGAGATCTTCATGGGCGGCAACTCCACGGACGCGCGCGGGATGGGGGGTCGGGTGACCGACTGGTACTTCGCCAACGGCAACACCCCCGAGGGCATCCACGAGCAGATCCGGGACGTCACCGACGTAGCGACGGTCCACGGCCGCATCGTGAAGTTCGGGGTCAACGGGTTCCTGATCGGCCGCGACACCGAGGCCGCCGCCCGCGACGTGCTGCGGGAGATCGTCGACAAGGCCGACCGCGAGGCCGTTGAGGGCTTCGGGGCGGCGGTCAAGCAGGCCGGCCAGTCGACCGGCGACAAGAAGGGCATGTGGCAGGACTCGGAGTTCGCCGACCTGGTCCAGTACAACGACGGCTTCCGCACCGGACTGATCGGCACGCCCGAGCAGATCGCCACCCGGATGATCGAGTACAAGAAGCTGGGCGTGAACCTCTTTCTCCTCGGGTTCCTCCACTACCACGAGGACGTCGAGTACTTCGGCCGCGAGATCCTGCCCCTCGTCCGCGAGCTCGAGGCCGCGGAGCTGGAGCGGGTCTGA
- a CDS encoding flavin reductase family protein: protein MSTPALIQQTGLLAGAFATNQDLDPGALRQAFGVFPSGVVAVAAEVDGRPVGLAASSFTSVSLDPPLVSFSIATTSKTWPDLRRADHLGVTILADHHGDVCRQLAGPVAHRFDGVPFSVSSAGAVTVDDGLARFDCTIYREVEAGDHTIVLLELHAVDHPDEPRSASSPLVFHRSGFGRLHR, encoded by the coding sequence GTGAGCACACCAGCCCTGATCCAGCAGACCGGCCTGCTCGCCGGCGCGTTCGCCACCAACCAGGACCTCGACCCCGGTGCCCTCCGGCAGGCGTTCGGCGTGTTCCCGAGCGGTGTCGTCGCCGTCGCCGCCGAGGTGGACGGCCGGCCCGTCGGGCTCGCCGCCAGCTCGTTCACCTCGGTCAGCCTCGACCCGCCACTGGTGTCGTTCTCGATCGCGACGACGTCCAAGACCTGGCCGGACCTCCGCCGCGCCGACCACCTCGGCGTCACGATCCTTGCCGACCACCACGGCGACGTCTGCCGGCAGCTCGCCGGGCCGGTCGCCCACCGGTTCGACGGGGTGCCGTTCTCGGTCTCGTCCGCCGGCGCGGTGACCGTGGACGACGGCCTGGCCCGGTTCGACTGCACGATCTACCGCGAGGTCGAGGCCGGCGACCACACGATCGTGCTGCTCGAGCTGCACGCCGTCGATCACCCCGACGAGCCGCGATCGGCCTCGTCGCCGCTCGTGTTCCACCGTTCGGGCTTCGGTCGGCTCCACCGCTGA